Genomic segment of Iocasia fonsfrigidae:
TTATAGTTCGTCAATTTCAAGCAGATCATGGATTTAGTGACCCTTATTCAGATAAATACTGCAAAGATTCAGCAAAAAAAGCAGAACAAGAAATGATTGAATTTATACAAAACTATATTAATTAATAAAGCAGATACTTAATTATAACTATATGTAGTACATGTAGACAATGTATTTCCATAAAGGAATCAGTATGATGGCAATTAGTGCGATAGATTGTGCGTTGTGGGATTTGAAGGGCAAGTATTTTGATCAGCCAGTTTACCGGCTTTTAGGTGGGCTAGTTATATGTCCTGGTGTGAATACAGTTGAAGAGGAGAGATTCTTTTATTTTATTACTAAATAATAGGACTTTATAATTGACAAACATATAAAAGTTGTAATACAATTTATATAAATTAGTAAAATATTACAATATAATAATTCAGCATCATTTATCTTGACTTTTTAAGATTGTTATATTATAATTTTCAACAAAATAAATAAAAAGTTATATAGCGATGAAAAGATAGAGTAAACTGATGTATCTTTTACAGAGAACCCAGTTAGGTGAGAGTGGGTAAAGAAAATTTAGTTGAAAATGGTCTGGGAGCTGTGCATCGAATCCAATGTAGGTAGTAGATTGTACCGGTTAATTTGCACCCGTTACAGTGCTAGAGTATAAACATAAATATATGTCGTACTTGAAGAGGTTAATACCGTGAGGTTATTAACAAACTGAGGTGGTACCACGGGAATCAAACTCTCGTCCTCTAGTAATATATACTAGGGGGTGAGAGTTTTTTATTTATCTTTTTTAAAATTCTTTATTACTTTTGAAAGGGGTATAAAATATGAGTGTTTTTATCGGTGGTGCCTGGCCTTATGCCAATGGTTCTCTACACTTAGGACATATAGCGAGTTTATTACCAGGTGATATACTTGCTAGATATTATAGATTAAAGGGTGAAGATGTTTTATATGTCTCAGGAAGTGATTGTCATGGAACCCCTATTGCCTTGCGGGCCAATAATGAAAATATTGCTCCTGAGGATATAACAAATAGATATCATCAGGAATTTAGAGATTGTTTCAGAAAACTTGGATTTACTTATGATTTATACACTAGAACAGACCAACCTGTTCATTATTCGATAGTACAGAAAATATTTCGTCAGCTTCTGGAAAAAGATTATATCTATAAAAAAGGGATAGAACAGTTATTTTGTGAAAATTGTAATCAGTATCTCCCTGACCGATATGTAGAAGGTATCTGTCCTATTTGTGGTGCTATTGCCAGAGGTGACCAGTGTGATACATGTTCAAGTTTAATTGAACCCCTTGAATTGAAAGAAAGAGTTTGTAAATTATGTGGTGGAGAACCAGTCGTGAAAGGGACTGAGCAGTTCTATTTTGCACTAGCGAAATTTGGAAATCAGTTGAATGATATTTTAGCTAAAAGCCCATCTGAATGGCGTGATAATGCTATTAAATTAACAAAAAGGTATCTGCAGGAAGGGTTAAAAGATAGAGCTGTTACCAGAGATTTATCCTGGGGAATAAGTGTACCAATTAAAGAATATGAAGAGAAAAAAATATATGTTTGGATTGAAGCAGTTTTAGGATATTTGTCAGCTAGTATGCAGTGGGCAGAAGAGACAAATAGTGACTGGCAAAGATACTGGGGAGAAGATGTAACAGCATATTATGTTCATGGTAAGGATAATATACCTTTTCATACACTTATTCTACCTGCATTGCTTTTGGGTATTGGTAATTTACATTTACCCGACAAGATTATTTCAAGTGAGTATTTAACTATAGAAGGAAGAAAATTATCAACCAGTAAGAATTGGGCAGTATGGGTGCCTTGTATGTTGGAAAGGTATAATCCAGATTCAATTAGGTATTATCTTTCAATTAATGGTCCAGAAAAAAGGGATTGTAATTTTTCCTGGGAAGAATTCATTAATAGTCATAATGGAGAATTACTTGCTGCCTATGGAAATTTTGTAAATAGGACATTAGTCTTTGTAGAGAAGTATTATGATTCTAAAGTCCCTGCTTCTAATATTAATTCTGAAATAAAGAGAAGAATAATTGCTTTATATGAACAAGTTGGTAATTTAATTGAAAAAGGAGAGTTTAAAGAATCCTTAGAAAGCATATTTTCTTTTATAAGAAGGATGAACAAATATTTTGATGAGGAAAAACCATGGATTAGTGTTAAAGAAAATATGAGTCTATGTAAAAATACTATTTATACATGTGTACAGAGTATTATTAACCTATCTAATTTACTGAACCCATTTTTGCCTTTTTCATCTCAAAAGCTCAGAGATATGATGAATTTAGATAAGGCTAAGTGGTCATATATAGAGCTAGAGGCAAAAAGCCCTATCCGGGATATAAAAATATTGTTTAAGAGAATAGATAAAGAACGGATTAAAGAAGAAAGACAGAGATTATTAATGAATGGAGTAGAATAAAAATTGAGTCCTGGGTTAAAGATATTCATATCTTGATGTAAATACTATTTTTGCTATAACATATTATATATTTGAACAAGCAAATTTATTATTTTTTTGAGAATTATTGATTGCAGTTGAAATTAATTTAGGAAAGGGTTATAATTGAAGTGAATTTTCAGGGCAGGGTGAAATTAGTATAGTCATTTTAAGTTCAATTAATTTGTAAAATATAGAACAGTATCGTAATTTATAAAAACCAGGAATGGCACAGCGAATTATTGCTGTGCCTGCATTATATGTGGTAGTTACACTTTTGTTTAAGTGACTATGATTTATTAGGTAAAAATGAGGAAATCAAAAACTTAGGAGGAAAAAATGAGTATTAAATACGTTCATACAAATATTATTGCTCGTGATTGGAAAAAATTATCTCAATTTTATATTAACGTTTTTGATTGTAAACCTTTATATCCAGAAAGAGACCTTTCAGGTAAATGGATAGATAAGATGACAAATATTAATAATGTTAATATAAAGGGTATACATTTAAGATTACCAGGTTATGAAAATGGACCAACTTTAGAAATTTTTGAATATAAACCTCAAAAATTAAGGAATAGTGAGAGTGAAATAAATGATCAGGGTTTTGGTCATATAGCATTTCATGTTGATGCAGTAGATGATGTATTAGAAAAGGTATTACAGAATGGTGGGAAAAAACTGGGTCAAATTATTAAAAAAGATTATAGTGAACTTGGAATTTTAACAGCAGTGTATGCACAAGATCCAGAGGGGAATTTTATAGAAATACAAAATTGGAGTAAATAGGTTGTTGATGGAAACAGAGGTATATGTAGATGAACATAGGATTCGATTTATCTGTAAAAATTGCTCTAGATGATGGGGAAATTTCTCTTAATACCTCAGTTATTAATGTAATCAATATTTGCTAAGTTACTTACAAATTCCTTGCAGGAAATTAATGTATTTTATTGAAGTTTATATAATGGTGTAGAAAAACAATATTGCAATTTCAAAAAAGTGGGAGTGTTCTTAGTGGATATTACTTTTTGTGGTGGTGCCAGAGAAGTGGGTGCTAGCTGTGCTGTAATTAATACTTATATCTATAATATACTTAATATATCAGAAAAGATTCAAAATGCTAAATTTTACTATATAATTTGAATATCCACAGTTACTTTGGTAGAATATAAATAAGATGTTATGTATCTAAAAAGAGATTCTTAAATATCTCTTGTGGAGGTTTATTATATGCAAAACCCATTAAAACAAATACCTATCGGCGTAGATAATTTTAAAGAAATTATTGAAAGAGAAGGATATTTTGTAGATAAAACTTTATTTATTAAAGATATTATTGAAAACATAAGTAAAGTAATCCTTCTTACTCGTCCACGTAGGTTTGGAAAAACCTTAAATTTTAGCATGTTGAAATGTTTTCTGGAGATTCCAGAATGTAGAAAACTTGAAAACGAGGATAAAGATTACTTATATCTATTTGAGAACCTAAAAATATCTGAAGATGAAAGATTCATAAAAAAGAATTTTGGACAATATCCAGTTCTAAATTTTTCATTTAAGAAGATAAAAGCAAATAATTGGCAGGATGCAGAATATTTATTTAAAGAAGAAATTTCCAGGGAATATCATCGTCATAGTTATTTATTGGATGATGATATAATAGAATCTTCTGGTATTAGAAAGAAATACGAACGGATTATGAATATGGAAGGACAAATTATAGAATATACAGCAGCTATAGCTGATTTAACAAAATATCTTAATAAATATTATTTTAAAAAGCATTACAACAAAAAAGTAATTGTTTTAATTGATGAATATGATACACCTTTACATTATGCGAAATTAAATGGCTATTATAATGAAATGTTAAATGTTATGCGGGCTTTAATGGTTGATGGTATGAAGAGTAATAATAATCTTGAAAAAGCTATTGTTACTGGAATTATGAAAATATCTCAGGAAAGTATTTTTAGCTCTTTTAATAATCCAGAAATAGCTACAGTAAATAGTAAGTATTGTGCTGACCAATTTGGATTTACTGAGACTGAGGTTTTGGCAATGCTTAAATATTATGGATTAGAGCAATATCAGCAGACTATTCAGGAGTGGTATAATGGGTATCTCTTTGGAAATAAGACAGTAATTTATAACCCCTGGAGTATCTTAAGTTTTATTAAAGCAGATGATCATCTTCCTAAAGCTTATTGGATAAATACTGGAGATACAACACTGATAAAAAGATGTCTGCAGTTAGATCAAGTTAAGGGTAAAGAATATATCCAGAAACTTTATCAGGGGAAAACTCTGGAAATGGAAGTGGAAGAGAATATTATTTATGAAGATGTTTTCAACAATGTAGACAAAGCCTTTAGTTACTTACTACATGCCGGGTATTTGAAAGCCAGGCAGAGTGAGAGGGGAGATGAAAAATTTCTTTTAAGTATACCTAATCGGGAAGTAGCTACAATCTATAAAAACATATTAAAGAACTGGTTTACTGTAGAACAAAAAACCAACTTTTTTATTAGTGATATGTTTAAACATCTATTATCAATGGATATAGAAAAATTCGAAAATGATCTAGGTTCATTACTTCTCACAGTAAGTAGTTATTATGATACAGCTAGTGTTAATAGACAGATAAAAATGACTGCCAAAAGAGAAGAAACAGAAAGATTTGAAAATTTTTATCATGGTCTTATGCTAGGTCTTATGGTGAATATAGTGGATGACTATTATATTGAAAGTAATAAGGAATATGGACTGGGAAGACCGGACATAGTGATTTTGCCCAAAGATATCAATAAAACAGGATATATTATGGAATTTAAAAATGTGTTTGTATCGTCAGATAAAAAGGTAGAAGATGCTGCCAGGGAGGCACTAGAGCAGATAGAGGAGAAGAAATATGAAGAAGGTTTGAAAAAGACAGGAGTTAAAAAGTTTATTAAGATAGGGCTTGGGTTTAAGGGGAAAGAAGTAAAAGTAGAGATAAATTAACCAAGTTCAGTATAGAAATAAAAAGTTACCTAGCCCTTTCTTTAGTGAAATTATTAATTTGTTTTCTTATAATTCCCGGGAAATTCGGGAGTTTTTTTATTTTGGGGAAATTTTTTAAAAATTTTAGTTCTAAAGGCTTAATCCAGAATTTATAATGCATATAAAAATATAATATAATACTAATGTTAATTACATAGTGATTTTGAACCCCAAAAGTTTGGTTCTCCAGATACTAAAAAAAGTCATGAATTTTTTAAGAGCTTTATAACTGAAAAAGACGAAGCAAAAGAAAAAGCAGAGAAGGAAAAAGAAGAACAAAAGAAAAGGGAAGAAGAAAGGATATTGCTGGCCAAAGAAAAAGAATGGAAAGAAGCCAAGTATAAAAAGGAAAGAGAGAAGATGAGAAAAGAGGGATAGGATGATGACCAGGGCTGCCTGGTTATTTTTTATTTTATGGCTAGTTTTGTCGAATATAAAGGATTTATTAATATTATGCTGAAATAAACATAGTAAAATAGTAAAAAAGACTTAATATAAATAATTAAAAATGTTGGTTGTATAATTAATATACCTATTCTTACAGATTTTTTGCAGGAAATTAATGTATTTTGGTGAAGTTTATTAATGATGTAGAAAATTAATGTTAAAATTAAATACCAGTGTATGATATATGGAAGAGAGGAAGCAATAAATATGGTAAACTTTCAGGACATAGTAGAATATTTCGACAAAGAAACAAACAAAACAGACATTCTCATAGATAAAATACTCCAGCAAATTTCTAACCTAAAAGAATATAACCAGGCCCTTATATCCAATGCCATAACTGGCAAGATAGATATCAGGGAGGTTTATCAGAATGAGTGATTTAAAGCTGTTTAATATTAGAAACGGAGTTCAGGAATTAAAGGGAGAGTCTGTAGCTTTGGAGAAATCCCTGCAGAATTTATTAGAAGCTAATCTTAGTGATTTTTTAGGAGTTCGTTTTTTAGCATCTGAATATTCTACTGGTGAAATTCATGGTGGTAGAATGGATACCATAGGTATTGATGAAAATAACTGCCCGGTAATTATTGAATATAAACGGTCTATGAATCAGAATGTTATCAATCAGGGTTTATATTATCTTGACTG
This window contains:
- the metG gene encoding methionine--tRNA ligase; its protein translation is MSVFIGGAWPYANGSLHLGHIASLLPGDILARYYRLKGEDVLYVSGSDCHGTPIALRANNENIAPEDITNRYHQEFRDCFRKLGFTYDLYTRTDQPVHYSIVQKIFRQLLEKDYIYKKGIEQLFCENCNQYLPDRYVEGICPICGAIARGDQCDTCSSLIEPLELKERVCKLCGGEPVVKGTEQFYFALAKFGNQLNDILAKSPSEWRDNAIKLTKRYLQEGLKDRAVTRDLSWGISVPIKEYEEKKIYVWIEAVLGYLSASMQWAEETNSDWQRYWGEDVTAYYVHGKDNIPFHTLILPALLLGIGNLHLPDKIISSEYLTIEGRKLSTSKNWAVWVPCMLERYNPDSIRYYLSINGPEKRDCNFSWEEFINSHNGELLAAYGNFVNRTLVFVEKYYDSKVPASNINSEIKRRIIALYEQVGNLIEKGEFKESLESIFSFIRRMNKYFDEEKPWISVKENMSLCKNTIYTCVQSIINLSNLLNPFLPFSSQKLRDMMNLDKAKWSYIELEAKSPIRDIKILFKRIDKERIKEERQRLLMNGVE
- a CDS encoding VOC family protein; the encoded protein is MSIKYVHTNIIARDWKKLSQFYINVFDCKPLYPERDLSGKWIDKMTNINNVNIKGIHLRLPGYENGPTLEIFEYKPQKLRNSESEINDQGFGHIAFHVDAVDDVLEKVLQNGGKKLGQIIKKDYSELGILTAVYAQDPEGNFIEIQNWSK
- a CDS encoding AAA family ATPase — its product is MQNPLKQIPIGVDNFKEIIEREGYFVDKTLFIKDIIENISKVILLTRPRRFGKTLNFSMLKCFLEIPECRKLENEDKDYLYLFENLKISEDERFIKKNFGQYPVLNFSFKKIKANNWQDAEYLFKEEISREYHRHSYLLDDDIIESSGIRKKYERIMNMEGQIIEYTAAIADLTKYLNKYYFKKHYNKKVIVLIDEYDTPLHYAKLNGYYNEMLNVMRALMVDGMKSNNNLEKAIVTGIMKISQESIFSSFNNPEIATVNSKYCADQFGFTETEVLAMLKYYGLEQYQQTIQEWYNGYLFGNKTVIYNPWSILSFIKADDHLPKAYWINTGDTTLIKRCLQLDQVKGKEYIQKLYQGKTLEMEVEENIIYEDVFNNVDKAFSYLLHAGYLKARQSERGDEKFLLSIPNREVATIYKNILKNWFTVEQKTNFFISDMFKHLLSMDIEKFENDLGSLLLTVSSYYDTASVNRQIKMTAKREETERFENFYHGLMLGLMVNIVDDYYIESNKEYGLGRPDIVILPKDINKTGYIMEFKNVFVSSDKKVEDAAREALEQIEEKKYEEGLKKTGVKKFIKIGLGFKGKEVKVEIN
- a CDS encoding restriction endonuclease subunit S domain-containing protein, with the translated sequence MVNFQDIVEYFDKETNKTDILIDKILQQISNLKEYNQALISNAITGKIDIREVYQNE